TTTGGCCAGATGCTTGCTCTTCCTCAGCAAGGTTTCCATGGCACCTTTGCCCAGGGTGTGGTCAACAGTGCCCCCTGCTTGTATGACTGGTTCATGAAGCATTCTGCCCACCCACTTCTTACTCCCTTGACAAGAGAGTTCTGACTTAATTTTGAATCTTATAGTTATCTTCTGTATAGCAATCTCTTGAAAATCTTCATATGTTGACTTAATCTGGACACTACTCTAGGAGAATAGACTGGAGTGAGGCTTGAGAAACAAGGAAGGGGCATCAAGAGGACCAAGGGAGAAGACGGAACCTCTAATGATTGCTGTCGGGGTTGACTGACtaccagaaagaaaagcaagactggTTGAAATAAATCAGAACAAGTTTGTTTGGCCTTCAGCTTTGcgtgtctctgactctctctgtcctctctctctctgtctgtatgtgttaAATAAACAAGACATGGCATGGTCTCCAGAAGATTTTAATAagtataattaaattaattgtaTAAGTTCTAAAGACAATATGTAGATAGGCAGATGCATTGCATatgcctgtgactccagtgctcaggaggccaagacaggtgtattgagttcaaagccattctggCCAGCAAAAGGAAAcctgtctaaagaaaaagaaataggagcAGAGGGAGTGGCTTGCATGCTTTTCATGCTGGGGGTTCTGTTACTAGCACTACATAAAACAGGCATGGTTGTACACACTATAATCTAGCACTGATGAGATCGACTCAGGGATATCAGAAACATAAAGCTACATAGCAAGTGTGAGGCTAGTCTGTGATACAATGAtgccctgtctccaaagaaatgaaagaaatttaaaaaaaattagtcaacAAGACAGGAAATTATAAGGAGAATCCCATGGAGGATGGGAAAACCCTTGGAGGAGTCATACAGGTCCTCCTTGGCTTCTAACAGGGTTAGATACCCAAAATCCCATCATGGCAATTACTTAGCATAACAAACCCCAAATCAGTTTGGCAGTACAGTTCTCAGGAAAAATGTTCACACTCAACACACACCATTTTCATATCATTGTCATATCATTTCATATCattgaattcaaggtcatcagTATTTCTAAATTACAACGGTCTCTGGGTCATTGCTTTCTCATCTGCTCATGAATTAGATTGAAGAGAAAGTGTCACTAGTTGGTTCTGGGCAGAAAGTCAGACTCAGAAGGAAGGGATGGACAGTAGCTAGGATTGCTCCATATTCAAAGACCTGCACCTATCTTCATCCTGCCAAGGAGATGCCTATTTGAAAATCAGGAATCATGTACTGTTGAGGCAGCCTTGTTGGAGGCTGGCTCTACAAAGCTTGGCAGGATAGAGCAGGAATTATCTCATCCTGGGGCACTTGTGTTTGTAAATAAACTTCACTGAAGTATAATACCACACATTTGCCTTTCttgtctctcagaagacagtggCAGATTGTGACAGAAGCCTGTGGCCAGATTTACCATCTGGCCTTCTCTTAAATAAAGCCTGCCAACCTCCCTTTAGAGCAGAAGCATGTTTTCCTGTCAAAGTAGTTTGAATCACACATAACAAAATGTTCTAGTTGCCACTCTGAAGAAAAGCAAAATGGTAGGAAGTTACATcatgacaattttttaaaacagcaattctatttttttttttttttttttttacaatccagccattgcccgacctcccacagttcctcattcccgTTCCTTTTCCCCTCCTGTCCCCAAGAGGATGCTCCTCCACCACCaggtctccttccctccctggggcctcaagtctctagtGGATTCGGCCCATCTTCTCCCACCGtggccagaccaggaagtcctctataTATATGTGTCGGGGCAGCTTCTGTATGCCTCCTGGTTAGTAGCTCTTGTGTCTGGGATCTCCCGGGGGACATCATAacagtttttgaaagaaaaaaaatgtaaggtttattttatgtgttttgtctgcatgcatgtttgtgcccattgaggccagaggagggtaatggattccctggaactgtggttacagatggttgtgagccactgtgtgggtactgggaatagaatgctggtcctcctataagAACAAGTTCTGCAAACCGCAGGCCATCTCTTCATAGCCTTGAGACAATCTTGGTGTCATAGTTCTGAAAAGTGGAAGCTAAAATAAGTCAGGAAAAAGTAACCATTGGCATCTGCTTGGAAAGGTTATCTTTGGCAACAGatgagactttttctttttctgtctgtgtttccAATAATGCATGTATTACTTTCAAAACAGTCGAGTTTATGTATTGACTACAGCAGAGTGGGCTAGCAACTAGCATTCTTTGTATTGGATGATTTATCAATTTGCTCTTTATAATTTTGTAGGTTCTTCTGAGGTTTTGCTGTTTGCCTTCAAACAGGGCTCTAGGAGCAAAGCAGAGTTaaaaggaaggagacagggaagtAGGGCCCTTGACAATGTAGGGTTATCATCTTCCTAGGGTCTGTTTGTGCCTCTTCCCCATCATGTCTCTCCCACACCTCATGTAAATGGAACATATCCATGGTAACGCTGGCCACTACACATCCATGCTCtataaacctttttctttttgtttctaacagTGACTGCTTCATCCAACTTTCAAATCCACACATAGCAACAATGAAGGAAGATGTGCTGTACCATCTCAACCTCAGCACTAGCACACACGATTTCCCTGCTATGTTTGGAGATGTGAAGGTAAAAACTCCAGGCTTTGATGCTAAGAACTGATTGTCTTACAGTCAGCTTCCTCTTCGATATAGCTGCGCCTTTTCACAGATGATGGACAGGAGACAAGGACTGCATTATATCTTTATGAGACTTCTGCAAATTGTTTTCTTGCGTTTGTATGAACTAGCAAGTAAAAGGGAGAACAAACGTTAACAACTGCAGTGTTAGTCTCTACTGTATCTCTTAGAACTGTCATTTGTAAGTGACAGCATGTCACTCTCCTGAACCATACATGTGGCCTGCGTTTATAGTTTCAAGTActccaaaggctgaggcaggagtttgGGGGTAACCTAGACAGCGTCTTGAGAGCTATCTCAAAATCAATTTCCTAACACTCAGTTGAGACGAGGGAGCTGTGAAGAACTTTCGAGAGGTACAGAGTCAGTCTGGAGACTCTGTTTGATCCCTGCTTGCAACTGAAGGTGTATATTGATAATACTGTTTTTAAATTGTCTGAGGGCTAATGTTGAAGAAGACACTTCCAGTACAAAGTCTTCAGTTCTCAGTGCTCATTTATCATAAATTTTTATGAAAGTCCTTTGTTAACATTTGTTCCTAATCGTCACCTATGTGTGCATTACAAGGAACAGTGTGACATTTCAGTTCGTGCCTGTGATGTGAAATGACAAGCAGTGTGGTCAGTACATCCACAGCACAGGAGCCGGTCCTTCTTTGGGTTGAGAACAATCAGAAACCTACCAACTGGGTATTTTGCAGTCTACAGCTAGTTATTGTTAAACTCTAGTTACCGTACTACTAGAATAGGACTCTTCAGAGTCTAATACTGATAAAGACAAATTAATggaattaaaaaccaaaatggGGTCAGAACCCCAAAGCTGAGCCCCAACTGCCATGGGTAGAACTCACTTTTGGTAGCAAATGGTAAGCAGTTTTCGTGTTTTCTTAATTCATTCAATTTCCATTTATTCCAGTATTGCTAATTTACTTTCTTATTGCAGGCTGTGGGCAAGTTCTTTCATGTTTAGggatgcatttctttcttttatctttagaTTCCATTGAATcactttttatgatttattattctGTGGCAAAATAAAATCTCTTAGAAGAGACTTTGCAAAATGAAGGTTTTACTTTTCCACCTACAAAGCCCCAACCTACTACTGGGCCTCTATTTGCCACTCAGTTGACCAAGTGAGAGAGTGTTTGGTGGACCATTTTAATACTGGGCCACAGGACTCTGGTCACATGAGGAGTTTGAGGGACTGTGAGGCTCTCCAGCCATCTTAGTCCAAACCCAAACTTCCTTCCAGCACACTAGGCTGCCTCCCACCTGGTATGGAAGATGGCAAGATGGTGGTTCCTGTATGTGTGGCACTGTGCTTCGTGTGCTTGCACTGAGCAGTGATCCCAGACCAGCGCTACTAAAAGCTCATCAGAAAAGTGGATTGCTTAGTCCCCTTAGATACACCTGGTACAGGTCAGGCCAGAAAACTTGCTAGGAAGTTCCCAGATGACCCCCAAGGTTGCTGGTAAACTTTGCAGACCCCTGATGACACAGTGTACTAATGGGGTCCCCGTTCTCTGGTtgcagtttgtgtgtgttggtggaAGCTCTTCCCGGATGAACACCTTCATCAAGTATGTGGCTGCAGAGCTGGGCCTTGACCATCCAGGGAAGGAATATCCCAACATCTGTGCAGGCACTGACCGCTACGCCATGTATAAAGCCGGGCCCGTGCTGTCTGTGAGCGTGAGTACTTGCCTTTCACTTGGATTTGGTTGCCATGCTCTGCAAGGTCCTGTGCCCCACAGTTTTGCATATGGGAACAGCTGAACAGCTGGCACCCTAGCGTTTGTTTACTGTAAATGGCTGGGAGCTTGGTGAGCTCTCAGCAGCTGGGACCTGGGCATGAGTAAGTCCTAGGCTCCAGCCCTTGAGGCTTCACCTCCTGGAAAGCCTAGCTATACAAAAgcagatacacatgcaaatatgcacaGCTGTCCATTCATTGTGGGGGTGGCAGTTCCCAGGAGGCCGAGGGCTGTTAGGAGCCACATACCAGGCATCTATGCTCTGTCTACCTCACATTAACTGACCTACTTTATAACACAGATTGAATAAGTAATAAAAGTTAACATAGAAGAATCTCCAGTATCCTATCAATGAGATGATTTTCTAGCTCTGATTTTGATTTGATGGCAAcaatataatgatatatatcaCATGCTTGATATATATCATAAGGATATAATAACATAGTGAAGAACTGTGGTTCAGAAGTGGATTCCCTTCCTGTTGATATTTTGTGTCTTGACCCTAGTCAGTTAAATATCCAAGTCATGTCGAGTCGTCTCAAAGCAAGTGCACCTTGTGGGAGCATGTTCTGTGGCTGACATTCTGGAAGGGGTTCTTTTGCAATAAGGCTTTGCCATAGGGACAGCAGCTGTTCAGGGAGGGGATGGTGTCgtaggagatgtgtgtgtgtgtgtgtgtgtgtctggaaggCATGTGGAGTGGGGTTGCATTGCAGAGACaaggacaaaatggcagaggcagaagtaCAGTCCAGGAACCATACAGGTATCTTTGCTAAACTGGAGAGGGCAGTTGGAAAATTCAGTGGTAAAACCTTATCCCGTATGGTGGCCTGTGTGCATGGCTTCAGATATCAGGGGAAAAGTTTGTTATGTAATGAAAGTAGCTACTTCCTTCCTGCTGCTATAGAGAGTGTATGAGTCAAATGAAGTCAGGTGTAAGAcagctttgtttatatttttgatgtCTGTCTTCCATTTCACATACTGATTTAATTAGTTGGAGTATACACATAACACATGCAGCACTCTCTTCCACACGTGGGCTTTGTTTCAAAGACCCCCGTGGATGCCTCAAAGCAGGAGGGTATCAAAACTGATAAGTATGAATATCCTTTTTATAGAGACATTTTAGTGTGGCAGTTAGGCATAGCAAAAGAATGGCACTAATGACTGACAAAGCAGAGTAATTTTAAGTAGAATATAGtaaaatgtatgtgaatgttcTTCCTCTCCATAGCTCGTCTGTGCAAAGCTTAGTTGGGCCTGGGTGACTTGGAGTGCAGAGCCTGTTGTTTggagggctttgtgcatgcacTGACAGCGGAACAGTGGGCTGAGCCTCTGCATTTCTCTCTGGTTTCAGCATGGTATGGGCATTCCTTCCATCGGCATCATGTTGCATGAGCTCATCAAGATGCTGTACCATGCCAGGTGCTCCAACATCACCATCATCCGAATTGGCACTTCAGGCGGGATAGGTGAGGACTGAGGAGGGATTCTGGCCATGGGTGTAGAGTAGCCAGAGCCCAGTACTAGGTCCAGCAAGGTGTGAACACATACAGGGTTGATAAAGGGCCTTCTTTTCTGCCTGTCTTCTCTTATTCcattaaagtgtgtgtgggggtggagcGGGATATAAAACTAACAAAGGGGTTCTGAAATTAGCTCAAAGCTTCCTAATCACTGATCAAAAcaaatcccaaacaaacaaacaaacaaacaatctaagAAGTAGAGAGGATTTGAAGACTGCAGTACACTGAAGACTAGTGTCCTGATTGACTTTATGTTATACAGACAAGGTCTGCTTGGCCTCTGCGATTATGCTCAGCTGAGTGAAGTCTTCTTCCTGGCAGTCTGGTGATGGCATAGGTTTCATCAAGTATGAGAGACGGCAAGTCCTGCGAGCACTCATCCACCATTAATTTCAGAATTGAGTCAGTTCATTCCTTATGGCAGAGTCACAGTCATTTCTCAGCAGTCCCACCTGCTCGAGGCTCTCTATTTCATTCACAGTGGCGACTATATTTTATTGGGGCTTTTTGGCagtaagctgtgtgtgtgtgttggccagTGACATTCCCTAAAGTCTCtgaagcaattttattttaaaataagggtTGCCATAGGAACTGGTTTCTAGCGATTCTTGTTCCTACCAGGAACATGATAGGAATCAAAAAACATTGATAGGAAACTGTATTGGCTCCAGGGATTCCAGCATCCAGGAATCATCTCTACATTATTCTTGGGAGGTAGGATTTCAAACTCCCTAAAAGCGGCCATATtgcacaagaaaataaaatcccaagagaaaagaagagcagGGTATTGACCTTATAGACAACAGGTCCTCCGAGAGGACCTGCCTCCAATGCGAGTGCAGTGGAGGTGGTTGTTACTGATTGGAGGCAAGCAGGCTAGTTAGGAGTTAGAAAAGCTTGAGGCGGTGTTTGGGGGAACATGTCGGGTTCCTatacttctctctgcttttgtgtcCAGTTGAAAGTTTACAAAATATAGAATCTGGAACTATTAAGCTTACATGGTCACCCAGTTGGTGGTGTGCTAGTCAGTGGCAATGCCTTGAAGATAGAAACGTTGGACAAAGGCTGCAGAGACTCTGTTGGGTTCTCTGCTAATCTCTGCCTTCAGCAATGGTCTGTACAAATTCCTACTCAGGGAAAGCTTAGTAGGAAAAGGGATGGATGGCTTTGAGCATACGTCGGGTGCCTCAGTACTTGGCTTTGCCGATCCTGTTGGCTGCTGCTTTGTCACCCCGTGTAACCGCGATCTGTGCATCTTCCTCAGGTCTGGAGCCTGGCTCTGTCGTCATCACGCAGCAGGCAGTGGATGAGTGCTTCAAGCCGGAGTTTGAGCAAATTGTTCTGGGAAAACGGGTGATTCGCAACACCAACCTGGACGCGCAGCTGGCTCAGGAATTGGTGCGGTGCTCCTCAGACCTGAATGAGTTCCCCACGGTTGTGGGCAACACCATGTGCACCTTGGACTTCTATGAGGGTGAGAGGAAGTGAGGGCATGTCTGCTCCAGGGATCGCTCGCCCACCCCAAGCCTGCTGTGCGATGGTGTGGTGCTATCTCTGTTAGAGTGCTGACCCACTCAGCATTTCTGTGATGGCTGTAACAGTGGGTGGCCCCCCTCGGCCCTGGATCTTAATGGCATATATAGCATGGTGCCTAAGTGTAGTAGGCTTTAACTGTGTGTCTGTGGTTCTATTCATGTGCTACAGGGCAAGGCCGTCTGGATGGCGCCCTCTGCTCCTACACAGAGAAGGACAAACAGGCTTATCTGCGTGCAGCCCATGCTGCGGGTGTCCGAAATATCGAGATGGAATCTTCAGTGTTTGCCACcatgtgcagtgcctgtggcCTGAAAGGTACACCGATATGGCATGGCCTTgctgtcctttctctgtctcttttgctgGACCATCATGGAGGGGTCCTCCTGAGAGTACCCCAATGCTGAATTCTCAGTTTCTGACCAAGGCATCATCCCTGTAGTCCgggtacacatatatatgatgagtTGACTGTCACACAGAAAAGCACGGATCCTCAGGGTTCTTGCAGATTCCACTGAGAGGGGTCAGAAAGATGGTGATGGGATTTCCTGCTGCCCAGGAAGCTGCTCCAGCCCTGCTGACAGCTTGGCTTTCTGAAGGACTAATCCACCCTGTTATCTAGTCCTGAACATCCTTCCAGTTCAGCATTACTCCTCAGAAGTGCCTGGGCTCCATGGTCTGGGACAACATATGCCCTCACTCCTGCACAGGGCAGCCAGGTGCAGGCCCTGGAAACAGCTGGAATGTTTTTGGGACCCAAAGGCAAAGGCATGAGTGGTAGAGCTGGGCCCTGCCAGAGCTGCTGGAAGTTCCACTCCATCCACACAGCCCTCCCGACTGTCCCTAGCCTGCACACTGCTGGTTTCCCGAGGTATTGCAGGCTGATCCTCAGCTCCAGAGCCCTGC
Above is a genomic segment from Mus caroli chromosome 11, CAROLI_EIJ_v1.1, whole genome shotgun sequence containing:
- the Upp1 gene encoding uridine phosphorylase 1 — encoded protein: MATTGTEAKDLENHHNDCFIQLSNPHIATMKEDVLYHLNLSTSTHDFPAMFGDVKFVCVGGSSSRMNTFIKYVAAELGLDHPGKEYPNICAGTDRYAMYKAGPVLSVSHGMGIPSIGIMLHELIKMLYHARCSNITIIRIGTSGGIGLEPGSVVITQQAVDECFKPEFEQIVLGKRVIRNTNLDAQLAQELVRCSSDLNEFPTVVGNTMCTLDFYEGQGRLDGALCSYTEKDKQAYLRAAHAAGVRNIEMESSVFATMCSACGLKAAVVCVTLLDRLQGDQINTPHDVLVEYQQRPQRLVGHFIKKSLGRA